The Pirellulales bacterium genome segment CACACCACGCTGTTGGCGAAGTCGACCGCCAATTGCCCGCCGCTGGCGAACATGCGTCGAAAGCCGGGATTGGTGCTGGTGGTCAACTGGCTGGAGCCGTTCGGCGGCGAACGTAGCGGCCCCGCCACAAAGAAGTTGGTGTTGTTCGTCGTGAAGAATTGCACGTCAAAGCGAAACCGCTCGAACGTCACGTCCAGCGCGGACAAATACACGTCTTCCAGTTGGTTCTGATAGTCACGCGAATGGATGTAGGCCAATTCGACCGAGTTCTGCAGATCCAAGATCACTTGCCCATTCTCATTCAGCGGCAAGTAGTTCTGCCAGTCGGGGTTTTCCACATTGGGGTTGTCGCCGTTGCGATGCCAACACGGAAAGCCTTGCTTGCAGTCGACGCAGTGCATCAGCCGATGCGCCGCCGGATCGTCGAACGGCAGTGGCGGATAATCGGGGCTGAACGGATCATAGAACCGCGACCGCCGGTCGGGATAGACGCGATAATCCAAAACCTGCCAGCGTGGATCGAACTGCCCCTTGTCGATCAAGGTGAGCGACTCGCAATCGGCCTGCTTGCGCCAAAACATGCGCGTGCAGCCGGGACCCGCCAGCAGGGACAACAAGCAAATCAGCACAAGTTGCGGAGCGATGCGGCGCATCAAGCAGCCTCCCTCCGCGTCGGCGGCGCGCTCGGCGCTAGCGATTGCCGCAATTCGGTCAGCAAAGTCACCGCCACATCCACGGATTGCGGACTCGCCCCTTGCCAGGCGATCGGCAAGAGCGCGTCGAGGCGCGCGGCCACCTGCCGCGCGACCGCCTGACCCGTCGTCGTCGCGCGCCACACTTGCCGGCGACGATCCACCTGGCAGCGCTCGCCCGAGAGCAGATCGCGCCGGCGCAGCGACTCGACTATCGCGCTCACCTGGGCCGGCGAAACTCCCACCCTTCGCGCCAGGTCGTTTTGATTCCACGGCGCCGAAGAATCTTGGCAGAACCAGAGGACGAGAAAATCACTTTCGCCCAGTTCGTGAGTACCGGCTGCCTCGGCAGTTGCGCGACGCAGCACCCTTAAGCAACCCGCCAGCGCCGCCAACAGGTCGACGAGCAACTGGGTGGGCGCATGTTGCTGCTCGTGCAGCGGCGCTTGATCGTAAATCGTTGGCGCGTTCATCGCCCCTCCAAAAAAAATGGAGATCGGTCGGCGATAAATCTTTCGGCACTGAACGATTCCGAGTTGAACGATTGTGCCGATTTTGCGGACAGCGGGTCG includes the following:
- a CDS encoding MarR family winged helix-turn-helix transcriptional regulator, translating into MNAPTIYDQAPLHEQQHAPTQLLVDLLAALAGCLRVLRRATAEAAGTHELGESDFLVLWFCQDSSAPWNQNDLARRVGVSPAQVSAIVESLRRRDLLSGERCQVDRRRQVWRATTTGQAVARQVAARLDALLPIAWQGASPQSVDVAVTLLTELRQSLAPSAPPTRREAA